Proteins encoded within one genomic window of [Enterobacter] lignolyticus SCF1:
- the kch gene encoding voltage-gated potassium channel protein: protein MLSTRLKALKSVFTPNRWIGALTLLIGGVFLKPVILQIYHLFPQAAGQFTGWKDAISAFGLLTLPQVMLGFAIVLMSIGIFLRARVAWSFTLILLIAIGLFSFLLPTTLYHVGLLSVLDCLCLLWFWREFNQSSLAAGTLFALVSFTSLLLYALCGSLYLGDQFHPAINELSEALYFSTVSMSTVGFGDIVPVTPASRLFTVSIIILGITVFATSISAIIGPMIGGNLKRMIKGRISHAMRKNHIIIIGATPLARSVYTGLTERDETVTVVVPPGVSHDYPAEADVIVDDPSANKTLTAAGADKARYVLVLRNDDSDNAFIVLAAKEVVNAETRIIALVNSDKNLSKMKRVQPDIIFSLQTLASEMLLRKLSGEKMDNENLMDLLFQESH from the coding sequence GTGTTATCAACCAGGCTCAAAGCGCTCAAATCCGTCTTTACGCCCAACCGCTGGATCGGCGCGCTGACGCTGCTTATCGGCGGGGTCTTCCTCAAACCGGTGATCCTGCAGATTTATCACCTGTTTCCACAGGCCGCGGGGCAGTTCACCGGCTGGAAGGATGCTATCTCCGCCTTTGGCCTGCTGACGCTGCCGCAGGTGATGCTCGGTTTCGCTATCGTACTGATGAGCATCGGGATCTTTCTGCGCGCCCGGGTCGCGTGGTCATTTACGCTGATCCTGCTGATTGCCATTGGCCTGTTTAGCTTCTTGCTGCCGACCACCCTCTACCACGTCGGCCTGCTGTCGGTGCTCGACTGCCTGTGCCTGCTGTGGTTCTGGCGCGAGTTTAACCAGTCCAGCCTTGCCGCCGGTACGCTGTTCGCGCTGGTCAGCTTCACCTCGCTGCTGCTTTACGCCCTGTGCGGTTCGCTCTACCTCGGCGATCAGTTCCATCCGGCCATTAACGAACTTTCAGAGGCACTGTATTTTTCCACGGTCAGCATGTCCACCGTCGGCTTCGGGGATATTGTGCCGGTCACCCCGGCCTCGCGGCTGTTTACGGTATCTATCATCATTCTGGGCATCACCGTCTTTGCGACGTCCATCAGCGCCATTATCGGCCCCATGATCGGCGGCAACCTCAAACGCATGATTAAAGGGAGAATTTCACACGCTATGCGTAAAAATCACATCATTATTATTGGCGCCACGCCCCTTGCCCGCAGCGTCTATACCGGCCTGACCGAGCGCGATGAAACGGTCACCGTGGTGGTGCCGCCCGGCGTTTCACACGACTACCCCGCCGAGGCCGATGTGATAGTCGACGACCCCTCCGCCAACAAAACGCTCACCGCCGCCGGCGCCGACAAGGCCCGCTACGTGCTGGTGCTGCGCAACGACGACTCCGATAATGCCTTCATCGTGCTGGCGGCCAAAGAGGTCGTCAACGCGGAGACCAGAATCATTGCGCTGGTGAACTCAGATAAGAATCTCAGCAAAATGAAGCGGGTGCAGCCGGACATCATTTTCTCTTTGCAGACGCTGGCCAGCGAGATGCTGCTGCGCAAGCTGAGCGGCGAGAAGATGGATAACGAAAACCTGATGGATCTGCTGTTCCAGGAGAGCCATTGA
- a CDS encoding HlyD family secretion protein translates to MDKRKRHLVWSLAAVLVVIGIIGWWLTRSPGLPEGFAGSNGRIEATEIDIATKIAGRIDSILVSEGQFVRQGEALAHMDTRVLNEQRQEAAAQIKEAQSAVAAAHALLAQRQSEMRAAQAIVRQRQAELDASAKRHTRSSTLSQRGAVSAQQLDDDRAAAQSAQAALESAKAQVSASQAAIEAARTSIIQAQTRVDAAEATERRIVADIDDSTLKAPRDGRIQYRVAEPGEVLSAGGRVLNMVDLSDVYMTFFLPTEQAGLLALGSEARIVLDAAPSLVVPANVSFVASVAQFTPKTVETNDERLKLMFRVKVRIPPALLQKHLEYVKTGLPGMAYVRLDSQRGWPTSLQVRLPE, encoded by the coding sequence ATGGATAAACGTAAACGTCATCTGGTGTGGTCGCTGGCCGCTGTGCTGGTGGTTATCGGGATTATTGGCTGGTGGTTAACCCGCTCGCCGGGCTTACCTGAAGGGTTTGCCGGCAGCAACGGACGCATTGAAGCCACCGAAATTGATATCGCCACGAAAATCGCTGGCAGGATTGACAGCATTCTGGTCAGCGAGGGGCAGTTCGTCCGCCAGGGCGAGGCGCTGGCTCATATGGATACCCGCGTTCTCAATGAACAGCGGCAGGAAGCCGCCGCGCAGATCAAAGAGGCGCAAAGCGCGGTTGCCGCGGCCCACGCGCTGCTGGCCCAGCGTCAGAGCGAAATGCGCGCCGCGCAGGCTATCGTCAGACAGCGGCAGGCTGAGCTTGACGCCTCCGCTAAACGTCACACCCGTTCCAGTACCCTTTCGCAGCGCGGCGCCGTATCGGCGCAGCAGCTTGATGACGACCGTGCCGCGGCGCAAAGCGCGCAGGCGGCGCTGGAGTCAGCCAAAGCCCAGGTCTCCGCATCGCAGGCGGCCATCGAAGCCGCCCGCACCAGCATTATTCAGGCGCAAACCCGCGTCGACGCGGCCGAAGCGACCGAACGCCGGATCGTCGCCGATATTGACGACAGTACGCTGAAAGCCCCGCGCGATGGTCGGATCCAGTACCGCGTCGCCGAGCCGGGCGAAGTGCTGTCCGCCGGCGGGCGGGTGCTGAACATGGTCGATCTTAGCGACGTCTACATGACCTTCTTCCTGCCGACCGAGCAGGCCGGGCTGCTCGCGCTCGGCAGCGAGGCGCGGATCGTGCTGGACGCCGCGCCGTCGCTGGTGGTGCCCGCCAACGTCAGCTTTGTGGCGAGCGTCGCCCAGTTCACGCCGAAAACCGTCGAGACTAACGACGAGCGGCTGAAGCTGATGTTCCGGGTAAAGGTGCGGATACCGCCGGCGCTGCTGCAAAAGCACCTTGAGTACGTGAAAACCGGACTGCCGGGTATGGCCTATGTGCGGCTGGACAGCCAGCGCGGCTGGCCGACGTCGCTGCAGGTGAGGTTACCCGAATGA
- the rbbA gene encoding ribosome-associated ATPase/putative transporter RbbA — protein MSLSLPTTPVARLEGVSLHFGATAALREIALAIPPRCMVGLIGPDGVGKSSLLSLIAGARAIEQGQVMVLGGDMADARHRRDVCPKIAWMPQGLGKNLYHTLSVYENVDFFARLFGHDKAEREQRISELLHSTGLAPFRDRPAGKLSGGMKQKLGLCCALIHDPELLILDEPTTGVDPLSRAQFWELIDTIRARQSNMSVLVATAYMEEAERFDWLVAMNAGVVMATGSAHDLREQTGSQTLEQAFIALLPPEQRQAHKPVVIPPRDPGDDGIAIEARGLTMRFGQFVAVDHVNFRIPRGEIFGFLGSNGCGKSTTMKMLTGLLPASEGEAWLFGQPVDPKDIDTRRRVGYMSQAFSLYSELTVRQNLELHARLFHIPDAEIPARVAEVSQRFMLTDVEAALPESLPLGIRQRLSLAVAVIHRPEMLILDEPTSGVDPVARDMFWQMMVDLSRRDKVTIFISTHFMNEAERCDRISLMHAGKVLASDTPQALVAQRGAASLEEAFIAWLRDASTSAQPEQETPPLAVEHHHLPPRAGFSLRRLFSYSRREALELRRDPVRSTLALLGTVILMFIMGYGISMDVENLRFAVLDRDQTVSSQAWTLNLAGSRYFIERPPLGSYDELDKRMRDGELAVAVEIPPGFGRDIARGTPVQIGVWVDGAMPNRAESVRGYVQAMHLGWLQEMAARQPDAGNGGGLMTIETRYRYNPDVKSLPAIVPAVIPLLLMMIPAMLSALSVVREKELGSIINLYVTPTTRSEFLLGKQLPYIALGMFNFLLLCALSVFIFGVAHKGSFLTLTLAALLYVTIATGLGLLISTFMKSQIAAIFGTAIITLIPATQFSGMIDPVASLEGPGRWIGQIYPTSHFLTIARGTFSKALNLFDLWPSFIPLLIAVPAVLGLSVLLLKKQED, from the coding sequence ATGAGCCTGTCTCTGCCGACGACGCCCGTCGCCCGGCTGGAGGGCGTCTCGCTGCACTTCGGCGCCACGGCGGCGCTGCGGGAGATAGCGCTGGCGATCCCGCCGCGCTGCATGGTCGGGCTAATAGGCCCTGACGGCGTGGGGAAATCCAGCCTGCTGTCGCTTATCGCCGGCGCGCGCGCTATCGAACAGGGTCAGGTTATGGTGCTGGGCGGCGATATGGCCGATGCCCGCCACCGCCGCGACGTCTGCCCGAAGATTGCCTGGATGCCGCAGGGGCTGGGGAAAAACCTGTATCACACGCTGTCGGTGTATGAAAACGTCGACTTCTTCGCCCGCCTCTTCGGCCACGATAAGGCCGAGCGCGAGCAGCGCATCAGCGAACTGCTGCACAGCACAGGGCTGGCGCCGTTTCGCGACCGCCCGGCGGGCAAGCTCTCCGGCGGGATGAAGCAGAAGCTGGGCCTGTGCTGCGCGCTGATCCACGACCCGGAGCTGCTGATCCTCGATGAGCCGACCACCGGCGTCGACCCGCTCTCCCGCGCCCAGTTCTGGGAGCTTATCGACACCATTCGCGCCCGCCAGAGCAACATGAGCGTGCTGGTCGCCACCGCCTATATGGAAGAGGCCGAGCGCTTCGACTGGCTGGTGGCAATGAACGCAGGCGTGGTGATGGCCACCGGCAGCGCCCATGACCTGCGCGAGCAGACCGGCAGCCAGACGCTGGAGCAGGCGTTTATCGCCCTGCTGCCGCCGGAGCAGCGCCAGGCGCACAAACCGGTTGTTATCCCGCCCCGCGATCCTGGCGACGACGGTATCGCCATTGAGGCCCGGGGGCTGACCATGCGGTTTGGTCAGTTCGTCGCGGTCGACCACGTTAACTTTCGGATCCCCCGCGGCGAAATCTTTGGTTTTCTCGGCTCCAACGGCTGCGGGAAATCCACCACCATGAAAATGCTCACCGGCCTGCTTCCGGCCAGCGAAGGCGAAGCGTGGCTGTTTGGCCAGCCGGTCGACCCTAAAGACATCGACACGCGTCGGCGCGTCGGCTATATGTCGCAGGCCTTTTCGCTCTACAGCGAGCTTACCGTGCGCCAGAACCTTGAGCTACACGCCCGGCTGTTTCATATCCCGGATGCGGAGATCCCAGCGCGGGTCGCCGAGGTCAGCCAGCGCTTTATGCTGACCGACGTGGAGGCAGCGCTGCCGGAATCGCTGCCGCTCGGCATTCGTCAGCGCCTGTCGCTGGCGGTGGCGGTGATCCATCGCCCGGAGATGCTTATTCTCGACGAGCCGACCTCCGGCGTTGACCCGGTGGCGCGCGACATGTTCTGGCAGATGATGGTCGACCTTTCCCGCCGCGATAAGGTGACCATTTTTATCTCCACGCACTTTATGAACGAAGCCGAGCGCTGCGACCGTATTTCGCTCATGCACGCCGGAAAAGTGCTGGCCAGCGACACGCCGCAGGCGCTGGTCGCCCAGCGCGGAGCGGCAAGCCTCGAAGAGGCGTTTATCGCCTGGCTGCGCGACGCCTCGACGAGCGCGCAGCCCGAACAGGAGACCCCGCCGCTGGCCGTGGAACATCATCACCTCCCGCCGCGCGCGGGCTTCAGCCTGCGTCGCCTGTTCAGCTACAGCCGCCGGGAAGCGCTGGAGCTGCGCCGCGACCCGGTACGCTCGACTCTGGCGCTGCTGGGCACGGTGATCCTGATGTTTATCATGGGCTACGGCATCAGCATGGACGTCGAAAACCTGCGCTTTGCGGTGCTTGACCGCGACCAGACCGTCAGCAGCCAGGCCTGGACGCTGAACCTCGCGGGCTCGCGTTACTTCATTGAGCGGCCGCCGCTCGGCAGCTATGACGAACTCGATAAGCGGATGCGTGACGGCGAGCTGGCGGTGGCCGTTGAAATTCCGCCGGGCTTCGGTCGCGACATCGCCCGCGGCACTCCGGTGCAAATCGGCGTCTGGGTGGACGGCGCGATGCCCAACCGGGCGGAGAGCGTGCGCGGCTACGTGCAGGCCATGCATCTGGGCTGGCTGCAGGAGATGGCCGCCCGCCAGCCGGACGCCGGTAACGGCGGCGGATTAATGACTATCGAAACCCGCTACCGCTATAACCCGGATGTCAAAAGCCTGCCCGCGATTGTGCCCGCGGTGATCCCGCTGCTGCTGATGATGATCCCGGCCATGCTGAGCGCGCTGAGCGTGGTGCGGGAAAAAGAGCTGGGTTCCATCATCAACCTGTACGTGACGCCAACCACCCGCAGCGAATTTTTGCTCGGCAAGCAGCTGCCCTACATCGCGCTCGGGATGTTTAACTTCCTGCTGCTGTGCGCGCTGTCGGTGTTCATTTTCGGGGTGGCGCATAAGGGCAGCTTTCTCACGCTGACGCTTGCGGCCCTGCTGTACGTGACTATCGCCACCGGGCTGGGGCTGCTTATCTCCACGTTTATGAAAAGCCAGATTGCGGCGATTTTCGGCACCGCCATTATCACGCTCATTCCGGCCACGCAGTTTTCCGGCATGATAGATCCGGTGGCCTCGCTGGAGGGGCCGGGGCGCTGGATTGGGCAGATTTACCCCACCAGCCACTTCCTGACCATCGCCCGCGGCACCTTTTCGAAGGCGCTGAACCTGTTCGACCTCTGGCCGTCGTTTATCCCGCTGCTGATCGCCGTACCGGCGGTGCTCGGGCTTAGCGTGCTGCTGTTGAAAAAGCAGGAGGACTGA